TCTCATTGCCGGTAGCCAAAGCGGTAACCGTGACGGAAGACACGCTCACCGTCCACTTGAGCGATGGACGGAGCCTCTCCGTGCCACTTGCTTGGTTCCCACGCCTCATTCACGCCACACCTGTCGAGCGCAAGGGTTGGCGATTGATCGGTAGAGGGCACGGGATTCACTGGGAGAAGCTTGATGAGGACATCAGTGTGGAAGGCCTCCTCGCGGGTAGACCGTCAGGCGAAAGCCAAGTTTCATTTAAAAAATGGCTCCTTGCTCGCAGGTCCAATGGAGCACGACGCTCTCCTCGACGTGCCAGGAATGGCCGTCACTAGTTAATCAACAAGCTTTCCTTCCTGAATTTGTCTATCTTATAAACAACCGCAATGCTTTCATTGGACAGAGAGCATTCTTCTGTTCCTACCTTACTCGCACCCCCTTGGTCTCTGACTTGCCAGGATACCGTGGGATACGACATCCTTACTTCACTGGCGAGGGGATGATGCTGGCCCCAAAAACCTCGAAGGATCAAGTCACGTTGCCCAAGAATGCGCTAAAAGGCATTCCGAACACGGAGCACTTCGATGTCACCACCAAAGACGGGGTGCTGATATCCTCAAACCTGTCACCATGACAGAAACAGGGTCTCGACTGGCGGCCGTACGGAGAAAGATCAACAATCGAGGCATGGAGCCGGCTGACGTCGATCGCGCCATCGCCTGGGCACGAGGACGCCGAAACCGGCGCCGTGCTCGACACGGACGTCATCATCTCGGCCTTGCTCTTCTCTGGACCACCGTCGCAACTCGTCTCGGCCTGGCACTCCAGCCGTCTTCGACCGGTCGTCTCAGCTCCCATACTCGATGGATACATTCGTGTACTCGCCTATCCAAAGTTTGAACTCACACCTGCGGAGATCCGTAGCGTGATCGAAGAGGAATTCCTCCCCTTTATAGAGTCCGTCAAAGCTATTCCGACAACTGTTGCCTATGTTCGAGACCCAGACGATGCCAAATTCATCGCCTGCGCGGCAGCGGCAGGAGTCCGCTGGCTTGTCAGCAGAGACGACGATCTCTTGAGTCTTCGCCGGATTCAATCGGTCGAAATCGTTTCGATCACTGAATTTCTCTGCCTCCTGAAAGCCGAATGATAAAGTCCTGCAAAGCAAGCGGTGATCTGGATTGGATGCCTATAAAGGTAACCGCCCCTTTAACATCTTCCCTCTTGAACGTCGTCTTTGCCGACACGGCCTACTGGCTCGCCCTTGCCAATCCGTTCAATCGACACCATAGCCGGGCTGTCGACTTGTCTTCGAGCCTGTGACCTGTCCAACTGTTGATTTTCCCTGCCTTCAACTCGGACTGGATGTAAAGAGTCTTTTCTCGCTGTAAATAGTTTTTACAGTCCATACCCTCCACCTGGAATTGTATAAATATACTAATACTTCGATTACTTACATCACTAGTAGTCTTACCTGACATCACTCGTAGAAGCTGGTCTTGTCAAGAGTTTTTACACTCGCTCAGAAAGTGATAGATAGATAGATAGACATAACAAATACTTACAAATTAGCATGATATCTGCTTAAACAAAGTCAGATTTAATTCGGAGTTTCGAGAACAAACCATTCAAATCGCCAGTGTTTTGAGCGTTGATTTGCTGAAAGATTCAATTTGTCAGACCTTTTCTAATTCTTGACATGAGTGGAGTGGGGGCGTGTGTGCATCAACCAAGTGGAGGAGAGGAAATGGGAATTAAAGTACGTATGGGCATGTGGGTCTTTCTTTCGATTTCACTTCTGAGCTCAGGACATGTCTTGGCGTTGCCGACCACCTGGGTGGACTGGACTTCGGCAGGTTCTGGACCCAGTGCAACAAGTACTGGGTCCGCAAATGGAGTCACCGTCAGTTTTACTGGAGACATTTATTTTACCCAAGCCGGCGGCGGGGTAAATTATTGGTCAGTAAGCCCCAGCACCTACACGCAACCTCCTGCAGTCGATAATCCGCCTCCGTCCAGTGACATCATTGCATTGACGGGTGGCCCAGGGACAGGAATTCAAACATTGACATTCTCTACGCCCGTCGTAAATCCTGTTATGGCCCTCTTAAGTGTGGGAGCGCCTGGAACTGCAGTGACCTACGACTTTTCCGTTCCCTTTAATGTCCTCAATACCGGACCAGGTTATTGGGGCAGTGGGTTTCTCGCGTCTCTTCCTGGAGATCTACTCCTAGGCGAAGAAGGGCACGGTCTCATTCTATTCCCAGGGACATTCACATCGATCAGCTGGATCAATCCGACTGGGGAAGCTTGGCACGGGTTCACTGTGGGCCTACCAGGTTCAGCTGCGCCAGTCCCTGAGCCGTCGACCTTGCTCCTATTGGGATCTGGGCTCTTATGCCTCGTACCGCGGGTACGTCGGCTCATGCGCACGGATGAGTGACGACCTCGATCTTTATATGTGGATAGTAACGGGCCACAGGGTATCCCTGTGGCCCGTTCTGTATTGTCTGAAACATTTGGAAGAATTCGTGCAGCTATCGTGGCATGCGCTATGAGTAGAGTAGCCATGTATGAATCCACATATCAAATAACGTTCTCCTTCCCTACAACCGACGAAGAGTGACCTGTCAAAACAGCATGGAGCCTGCTGAGAGCCAATTTTTCTGTACATCTCGCGTAGATACGCAATGATCTGGTTGCAAGGGTGAGACTGACTGAATGCCGCTATCAGACGTTCATAGTAATTTGTCAGTGGATGGAAAACGGCACCGGCACAAAGGTGACGACAAACACCGCGAAGGCGATCCATCCGACGATCGTCCTATTTCGGCCTAACGGCACATAGGGGTCCATGACCGGTGGATGGCCGAGGCCCCAAAATCCCGCCATGAAGGCCCAGAGCAACCAGCCTGGCCAGCCGACAAATCCCAAGACCAATAATATTGGGACAAAGACCATCGCCATGATCCGTTGTCGTCGGCCCCAGAGAGCATAGGCGACATGGCCACCGTCGAGTTGACCGATCGGCAAGAGATTGAGTGACGTCACAAAGAGCCCGAACCAGGCGGCAAAGCCGATCGGATGGAGCACCACGTCGGCTTCCGGCGGAAGGGGCCCGATCACCAGCCAGGACAGGAACTGCAACAGCAACGGTTCACCCAATTGTAGTCCCAACGTGGCGGTTCGATCGACCACGGTCGAGAGATTCAGACCGACGATCAACGCCACGACGGCGACCACAAACCCTGCCAAGGGACCGGCGACGCCGATATCGAACAGCGCACGGCGGCTCAGAATCGGACCCCGCATGCGAATAATGGCGCCGAAGGTCCCGATAAAATGCGGCAGGCCCGGAATGAACAATGGCAAGGAGGCGGGCACACGGTGAATCTTGGACAAGACATAGTGCCCCAACTCGTGCGTGGTGAGGATAAAGAGTAAGGCTCCGGCAAACGGAATGCCCCGCCAGAGCATCTCAGGGGACGTCAGGAGAAAATTCAACGGGCCGCGCGCCGGCCCATTGTAGGTTTGGTAGGCGCCGGCCCACAACGTCGTAAAAACCGTCAGGAAAAAGAGGACGATCGGCAAGGTCCATTTGGAGAAAAACGACGGCGGAACCTCGTCTTCGTCCTCCGTGACATTCACGATCTGGGGTGGAAGTTGTTCCCCCACATCAAGAACGCTCCTGTTCTCACGCTCTCGATGTTCCTCTCGTCCCAAGCCATCCATGTCAACTCTGCTTAGCCCGCATGATTCATGACAGTTCGTTGCTCATCGACTAGCGCGGGGTCCTGAATACCGTCGAGGGACGAAACCCTCAAGCCGCGTGGTGAGACCGGCGCGCGGAGTCTGGAGAATCTGAGGCGTACTCGTCCAGTACGTCGAGGATCCGCAGGACGAGCCCACCAGCCGCAGGCTCGTCGGAACAGCGGATCAGGGATAGCAGCAGAAGTGTTCATGAATCATGCGGGTTAGGAAAGCACGGCAAACGGATTGTGCTCGAGTTCTTCTTCTACGGTTGTGGCCGGTCCATGTCCTGGGAAAAGACGATAGTCGGGCGAGAGTGTCAGCACACGGTGAGTGACTGAACTGAGGTGTGATGGATACAACGCTTTGGGATTAGACCGCCCGATCGATCCAGCAAAGAGAGTATCCCCCACAAAACAGACCGGTACCTGTACATCATCCGCACAGTAACAGATCCCCCCCGGCGTATGGCCAGGCGTCGTCATACATCGAAGCGTGCGACGGCCGAACCTGATCATGAGATCATTATCCGGGGCCACCAGCAATTCCCGCCGTGGCCGCCAACTGAGGAGTTCCACATCCTCTGGTCCGAGGTAGACGGGAACCTCATACCGGTCGAGAATCTGTTCGATCCCATCGGCATGATCCGCATGGCCATGGGTCAAACAAATGCCGAGGAGTCTCAACCCACGACGGCGAAGCTGCTCCAGCATGAGTGGTGCGTTATAGGCTGTATCCACCAACAGCGCGTCGCCCTCATCATCGACGATGTACCCCTGGACCCCATACCCACTGACGGACCCCTGCACCATCTCCACCCATGGTGGCATACACTGGGCAACCGGCTCCCACTTATTGATCGCGATCTGCTCCAGCGGCTCCACACGCAAGCCCAAGGCCTTCGCCAACGCGCGCACCTCGGCACGATCTTTCGGTTGATCCCCTCGTTCCAACGCCGTAATATCGCCGCCAGGTAAACCCGTCATTCGGGCCACGTCGCCGACCGACAACCCTTGTCCCATACGTGATTTTTTCAGGATGTCACAGAAATCGTCTTCTAGCGGCATATATTAACCATGAGCAATGAGTTCTTTTTCCCTTCATCCTAGGCGTAGCGGCGAGGCTATGCGATGGTGGGCGCTGACATCGTGATCGACTCTCACCAGCTACGCCACCCCTTCACCCTTCCGGACTCAACTTAATCTCTTTTACATCTCCAAAGGTTGCGAGCGCTTTCGGCAAGGTCTCACCGGACCCAACCGCAACAATCTTCAACCGATCCGGACGCAAATGTCTCTTGGCTGCGGCCTGAACCTGCTCCTTGGTCAGCGCCACGACCTTGGCTCGCAGCTGCTGCAGAAAGTCCTTCGGCAACCCATCGTACTCCAACTCGACCAGCCGGCTGACAATCGCCGAAGGGCTGGCAAAGGAAAACACGAACGAGTTCACATAGGCTTCCTTGGCCTCGGCCAGTTCGGTATCGCTCACCGGCTCCGCACGCATCCGTTCGATATTCGCCACAAACCGCTCAATCACTTCCTGGGTTGAGGTCAGCTTGGTTTCTGCCCGCATCAGCCAGACTCCTTGATCATGCGTACCTGTATGGAGACGACTGCCGACGGAGTAGGCCAGCCCCCGCTTTGTCCGTACATCATTGAACAGGCGACTACGAAACGAACTTCCCCCTAAAATGTCGTTGGCGATAGCCAGGGCGACATAGTCGGGATCATTTTCCTTAATCGAGAGATGTCCCAGACGAAGATGGGTCTGCGACGTCTCTTTACTGACGAATCGGACCACCGGTCTGGACAGCTCCGCGTCCGGCACATCGGCAATCTTCAACTCCGGCACCGTTCCCTTTTTCCAGTCTCCGAAGACCTTGCGCAGTGCGGCGAGCATCTCATCTTTTTTGAAGTCGCCGGTCACACCGAGAATCATCCCATTGGGATGAATGGTATCGCGATGGAAGGTGAGGAGATCCTCTCTCGTAATCCGCGTGATCGAATCCAGGGAACTTTCTCGGGCACTAGGATGATCAGCTCCATAGAGCACCTTGGCAAATTCTCGACCAACGATGGACCCCGGATTATCCTGCCTTCGGCGAATCCCCTCGATCGCCTGCAGCTTGGCCAACTCCACGCGAGCCGGCTCGAATGTGGGTCGTCGCAAGAGGCCAGCCAAGATTTCCAGCCCACGAGGCACATCCTTACTCAACACATCCAACGAAGCCGACCCTGATTGCCGCCCGATTCCGATGCTCACATCGCCTGCGAATTGCTCTAGCTCCGCATCAACTTGCTCGGCCGACAGCCCTCCTCCGCCGCCCGTCCGCATGACCGCCCCTGTCATGGATGCCAATCCGATCTTGTCGATGGGATCAAGCCAGCTTCCGGTTCGCATCGTGACCGTCACCGACACGAGCGGCAACTCATGGTCTTCCAAAAGATAGACGACCATGCCGTTCTCTAAAGTCATCCGCTCCGGCTCCGGCGGTAAAAACTCCACGGGTTGAAATGTCATGGTCCGAGGATCACCAAGTACCGGTTCCCCTGCGTACGCCGTGATGGCCGAGGCCTGTAGTACGGCCAGGCTCAACAATCCGGCTATGCGCCATCCCTTCACCCATCGGCCCTCACTCCTCACCATCCTCATGGCTGCACCTCGTTGCCCGACATGGCCGTTACACTTTTGCTGTGGCTTTTCTTGACCAACACGGCGACGGTTCGATTCGACCGGGTAAAGTATTGCGCGGCGACCCGCTGGACCTCGGCAGCCGTGACCTTCGCTACGTTGTCACGTGACGTGAGAACGTAGCGCCAATTACCAGCGAGAGCCTGGTACAGAGCCAGTTGAGACGCCAACCCACTGTTGGATCGTAGTCCGCGCACGAGATCCGCATCCAAGTTATTCAGCACTTTCTCCAGCTCCTGTGCTGAGACCGGCTCCTGCTTCAGCCGTTCAACCTCTTCATAAATCGCCGCTTCGACTTCCGCCGTCGTGTGGGGAGCCAATGGCGTGGCCGTGATCACAAACAGATTCGGCGCACGAACTCCGGGATGACTGGCATCGGACCCGACCGAGACGGCCAGACGTTTCTCCCGTACCAATTTCTGGTGCAAGCGGGACGTCAGGCCATCGCTGAGCACTGCATCGATCACATCGCACACATCATCATCCGGATGGCCCAGGGTCGGCTTGTGATAACCGATCACGATCGCCGGCTCGGCATCAAATTCCACTTCGACCCGGCGTTCACCTCGTTGTTCCGGTTCCACCGTTACCAAGGATGGTGCCGGCGGCGCGGCAGGAATCTTTCCAAACGTCCGCTCGATCAAGGCGATGACTTCCTTGGGATTGATATCCCCCACCAAGGCAATCGTGGCGCGATTCGGACCATAATAGGTCTTGAAAAAGGCTTCTGTAGCCGCCGGTGTCAACGACAGGATATCGGATCCCCATCCGATGGTCGGAATCCCGTACCCATGGGCTCGGAATGCCGCCGAAGTGAAGGTTTCGAACAACAGCCCGTTCGGGCTGTCGTCGTTGCGCATCCGCCGCTCTTCCATCACGACGCCGCGCTCCTTGTAAAACTCGCGCAAGACAGGATTGGCCATCCGATCCGACTCGATCGCCGCCCACAAGGGCAGTCGATTGGAAGGTAAGCTGATCATGTACCGCGTCAGATCTTTCCCTGTTGAAGCATTGAGTCCCACACCACCGTGACGCTGGTACAGCAGTGCCATTTCATTGCCGACCACATACTGACCGGCCTGTGCTTGCAAGGCCAAAAATCGCTTCTGCAGCGATTCGACTGTCGCTCGTTCGTCCGCCGTCGCCCCTCCCCCTTTCCCTGCCGCTTCTCGTTCCCGCAGATCGAGCTCCGTCCCGACAACGGCCAGCTCGGCGAGGATCGGTTTTTCTTTATCGTAATCGGTCGTTCCCACGACACGCGTGCCCTTGAAGGCCATGTGTTCGTAGAGATGGGCAATGCCCGTCTGACCGACCTGCTCATTGATACCGCCCACGGCGAAGGTAATGTTGATCGAGACAACCGGCGTCTGATGCCGCTCGACCATGAGCACCGTCAACCCATTGGCAAGCCGATGCTCGATCACCCGATCGGCAAAGCTTGGTGAGGCTGCCGACAGCGCATTGACGTTACAGACAAGACTGAGGGCCATGACAACAGCACAGATCGTGAAGCGTCCTTCGTGAAACGTGGGGCGTACTCCGAACGCTTGCAAGATATGCGGAGCAAGACGCGAGAGGCGGAGCCAAGGAAGACGCACTTCATCAGATACGAGTGATGGTTGAGTTTTCATATAAACAGCTCCGTGAGTTGTTCCGGTTTTTCGATGAACCAATCAGGCTGACAGGCTTCCATCTTCTGTCGATTGCCCATGCCGTACCCCACGGCACAGACCCGAATGCCTGCATTATGTCCGCCGTTGATATCGTTCGTGCTGTCTCCGACAAGGACCGTCCGATCCTTCGGCACGCCCATTTTGCTGATGATGTGGAGGAGCATCCCTGGCTCCGGCTTCAATCCGAAGCCGTTGTCTCCGCCCACCATGTACATGAAATGTTGTGGCCCCAACCCATTCAAGATTACGCGCGTGTACTCAATCGACTTGTTCGTCGCGATCACTTTCTGCTTGTGAGCAAAATGCTCGAGCATGGGCTCGATTCCCGGGTAGAAGGTCGTCCGGTCCAAGCAGTGTTCGAGATAATGGCCTCGGAATACTTTCAAGGCTTCTTCAAATTTCTCCTGATTGCCTTCCCCAACCGCCAGACGCAGCAGCCGCTTGACCCCGTCTCCGACAAATCCGAAGATCTCTTCGAGAGGACGCTCAGGCAGTCCCAACTCTTTCAACGTGAAATTGACGGCATGAGCGATGTCCCATTTAGACTCGATCAACGTTCCGTCCAAGTCAAAGATCAGGAGATCCACCGGCGTCTGTGCCATTAGTTTGCCTTTCGCAACGATTCGATAAGGTCAGTGAGTACTGTGCGTTGTGTGTCGTCCGATTCGTGGAGAGCCGCATCTCGAGCAAAGCTCACCATCCGCTTCAATCCGACATGGGGTGGGATGACCGGTGAGAGAATACGCCAGTAATGACCCACCACTTTCACATGAAAACGAACCTCTTCGGTCCTGTCCTCAGGGACGAAACTGGCCGTCTCGAGATACACCGAGCCCCGTACCTGAAAGGTCACCGGGATGATAACTTCCAGATTATTCACGATCTCCCATTGCCGGTAATCCTCGGACACGGTCGTTTTTTGCACCACCACGATGCGCCCCCAGGCTGGCTCCTCTTTCCACTCGATATAGGGCATGACCGTATCGAATGAGGCGGCCTCGAGGCGTGCCCCCTTCTGATCCAACGACACATAGCGCTTGACGACGTCTGCCGGAGATCTCCGCATCGAACCGCTCGGACTCATCTGCGCATTCGACGGCCCCGACAACGTGAGGAGTACCAGCACAAGTAGAGTGGAAACACATGCCCGCGATACACAGACCGATCCGCTCAAACCACTCCTCAGCACAGGACGTACATTCCGCAAGATAATCAATGGCGATATGGATGATTGTTTCGGTTTTGTCCGCGGCACACCCAGTTCGCTCATTCTAGCAAACAGGGCTGAAGACATCCAGGCAAGTACGTGAATCCCTATGGAGGATGTTTGACCTTCGCGAAAAGAGAATGCTACGGTCTTCTCGTCTGCCCCCCAGATCCACACATGAGAGGACCTGTGTCCACCCATCGATGGCAGCAACTTCAATTCTTCGGCCTACTCGTCACCCTCTGCTGTACGCTTGCACTCGTTCCATCGATCGGCATCGCAACTCACAACCTCAATCCCAACACCCTGACCACCAACGCCTCGATTCTTCTTTCCCCGCAGACCGACGATCCTTCATGGTTTGCAACAGCGCCTGAAAAAGCCTACGATCTCCTCACACAACTGGAAAAGCGAGGCGGGCGTCCGCTTCCAGGCTATGTTGGTGGGCGTGATTTCCAAAACCGAGAACGCCGTCTTCCTCCCGGTCGCTATCGGGAGTATGATGTCAACCCGAAGATCCACGGCCGCGGGCGTGACGCCGAGCGGATTGTGATCGAGCAGCGAACCGGGAAAGCCTACTATACCGGAGATCACTACAGAACGTTTGTCCCCCTCAATTGACAGACACTGCAGCAGGTGAGCGCCCTATGCCGGTAAAACTGTCCCTCCGCACCCATCTCAGCGCTTCAGTACCTCCCTGGTCAGGACTGCTCGTCTTACCTCGCGGGAGTTCGGCCACAACGATAATCACTGCTCCCGCCGGATTTCTGGTGCGCACGATCGAGGGCAAGAAATGTCGAACGACATCGAGCCTCTTCGATGAATTCGCGCAGGCATTGTCCTTCCCGGAATACTTTGGGCACAACTGGGATGCCTTGGAAGAATGTCTCGCCGATTTCGAGTGGCTACCCGCCAAAGGCTACATTCTCCTCATTTCGAACGCCCAGGCGGTACTCCCCAATGACGAAGAGGAGTATGAAACGCTGCTGGAAGTCCTCAACGACGCCGGAGAAGCCTGGAGCAAGGGACAAACGGCGGACGGTCGAAGCGCCCCGTTTCATGCGGTGTTTGCCGTGACGGCACAGGATAAGTCGACGCGACATCGGTGGGAGTTGGAAGAGTTCAGCGCCACAAAGCAGAGAAAGTCTGCAGAAAACCCAGTCCGAACACGCTCCGCGACTTCTAAGCAGAAACCCACCAAGAAATAGAGTTCCGCCAAAGCTGTTCAGAGTCTGATACGGCAGGCAGAGATCAAAAAGACCCGCAGGAACCAGCCGTTTGAGAGTCCCGCCCCAACTGCGGTGTAAAGAGCACCAACTAGCTCATACAGCAGGCAGGACTTCGGATAAGCCTGGCAGGAAGGGACAAGCCCCCTGTCGTCTGTCGACGCGCCTCCCAGCGAGCCCTGACTGCTGTTTCATGTGTGAGGCAGATACTATGCGTCTCCCGAGGATCATCAAACGGCGCTTTTTCCCCGACGAAACCATCCTGACCTTCCCCTCGGCACCAAGAACAAATAACCTTCATGGCCATCTCACTTTCCATATGTAAATACAGCAAGAATCGCGCCGCCAGCCATACCTGACAACCCAGTAGACAATTACAAAGGAATTTGACCGTTCGATCGAAAGACCCCGCCTTCTGCTGTATCCATATTGATAAGAAGTGGATCCTATCGACATTTTTTGGCCTTCTAAGGAACTGATATCCGATGACCTACCCTCCAGTTTCTTGACCGACTCTCGTCCTCCATGGTAGGGTGCGCCCCCGTTATGAAGACATCCCGCTCTGCCAAACTCTTTACGGAAGCCCAACAGCTGATTCCAGGCGGCGTCAACAGCCCTGTCCGGGCGTTCCGCTCGGTGGGAGGACAGCCGCGCTTCATCGCACGTGCGAAAGGATCGCGCCTTTACGATGTGGATAAGAATGTCTACATCGATTACGTGCTCTCTTGGGGGCCGATGATCCTGGGGCATGCCCATTCAGCGGTCATTGCTTCGATCAAGAAGGCGGCTGGACAAGGCACCAGTTACGGCGCACCGACGGAATTGGAAGTCGCGCTGGCGAAAGAAATTCGCCACGCATTCCCATCGATGGAAAAACTCAGGTTGGTCAGCTCTGGAACCGAAGCCGTCATGAGCGCCATTCGTGTCGCTCGGGGGTTCACCCAACGCACTGGAATCATCAAGTTCGAAGGGTGCTACCACGGACACAGCGACTATTTATTGGCAAAGGCCGGTTCAGGTCTGGCGACATTGGGAATTCCGGACTCACCAGGTGTGCCTGAGGATTTCGCGAAACACACCCTGACCGCACCCTATAATGACATTCGGACTGTTCAAGAGCTCATCAAAGCGAATCACAAGCAACTCGCCTGCATCATCATCGAGCCAATCGCAGGCAATATGGGTGTCGTACCGCCCGCACCGGGCTTTCTGCCGGCTCTTCGACAATTGACTGCCGAGCATGGAATCCTATTAATTTTTGACGAAGTCATTTCAGGTTTTCGCGTGAATTATGGCGGAGCTCAAGCGCTGTATGGCATCAAGCCGGACCTGACGGTATTAGGGAAAATCATCGGGGGAGGGCTGCCTGTCGGTGCCTACGGCGGACGGAAAGATATCATGGATCTCATCGCCCCAGTTGGACCGGTCTACCAGGCAGGAACCCTCTCGGGAAATCCCCTGGCCGTCTCAGCTGGATTGGCGACGCTGAAGCAATTACGGGGGAAGGGAGTCTATAAGCAGTTAGAGCAACGATCCGTGACCCTCGCCAAGGGCATCGGTGAAGCCGCAAAACGGGCAGGAGTTCCCGTGACGCAAACACGCGTCGGATCGATGCTGACGACCTTCTTTACTCCAGGCCCGGTGGTGGACTGGAGCACGGCAAAACAATCTGACACAAAACGGTACGGCCAGTTTTTTCACCACATGTTGGAGCAGGGCGTCTATCTTGCCCCCTCTCAGTTCGAAGCGGCATTCCTTTCCACTGCCCACAGTGCGCAAGACATCGAGAAAACCATCCGCGCGGCCCAGGTTGCATTCAAGAAGCTTTAGCTGGATGCGGATAAAGTCCGCCAGCGGCGTTCTCGCATCGCTCAGAAGCTCACCGTACGGCACTGAGTAGGATTCGCCTCTTCGCTCGCTACGGCCTTGCCGGACAGCATTTTTGCGCATCCTGCTGAGCTGTTCAGAGTCCTCTTATCCCTCGATCGCTGAGACAGCTACAGAGGTCAAAACGAGTTTTCCCGCAACCTGTTAGTGGTCCCCTCCTGAGACAGATATCTGAATCCAAATAGATACAGGGCGTATCTGTTTAGATTCAGGCGTGCTTCTCTAGAAGTCTCTACTCACCGCTCGCTCCCCTTACTATTCATCATCTTCATCTTCTGCTTCCATAGCTTCTTGCCGCTTCTGCTCTTCCATGGCGTTATGGAGCAGCATGCGGACAAACATTGAATATAACGACCCTTTTTCCAACGTCCCCCCGGGTGGAATGGCAATTTTCCCTTCCTTGATCATGCGATCCATCCAGGCTTTCTGATCGGGGGCGATCAGCATAGGAATTTCAATCAACCCCACCCGTCCCATCATATCCATGGCTTGAAACCTCCATTACATGAAACCAAGAACTGATAGAGAATAGCTAAGAACATACCCAACCACGCAGAAACGTGATCTTCTTTGTTCATGCCATAA
The Candidatus Nitrospira nitrosa DNA segment above includes these coding regions:
- a CDS encoding barstar family protein produces the protein MPVKLSLRTHLSASVPPWSGLLVLPRGSSATTIITAPAGFLVRTIEGKKCRTTSSLFDEFAQALSFPEYFGHNWDALEECLADFEWLPAKGYILLISNAQAVLPNDEEEYETLLEVLNDAGEAWSKGQTADGRSAPFHAVFAVTAQDKSTRHRWELEEFSATKQRKSAENPVRTRSATSKQKPTKK
- the hemL gene encoding glutamate-1-semialdehyde 2,1-aminomutase, with amino-acid sequence MKTSRSAKLFTEAQQLIPGGVNSPVRAFRSVGGQPRFIARAKGSRLYDVDKNVYIDYVLSWGPMILGHAHSAVIASIKKAAGQGTSYGAPTELEVALAKEIRHAFPSMEKLRLVSSGTEAVMSAIRVARGFTQRTGIIKFEGCYHGHSDYLLAKAGSGLATLGIPDSPGVPEDFAKHTLTAPYNDIRTVQELIKANHKQLACIIIEPIAGNMGVVPPAPGFLPALRQLTAEHGILLIFDEVISGFRVNYGGAQALYGIKPDLTVLGKIIGGGLPVGAYGGRKDIMDLIAPVGPVYQAGTLSGNPLAVSAGLATLKQLRGKGVYKQLEQRSVTLAKGIGEAAKRAGVPVTQTRVGSMLTTFFTPGPVVDWSTAKQSDTKRYGQFFHHMLEQGVYLAPSQFEAAFLSTAHSAQDIEKTIRAAQVAFKKL